The sequence below is a genomic window from Blastopirellula retiformator.
GCCTGGGGCGTAGTCGCGCTTCGCGACGCAGCCCCAGGAACGGTGCACGAAATCAATCGTTGACGTTGGACCGGATTGGTCGCTCGTTAGGTTCGCCCCTCCGGGGCTTTCGATCAGGGTGGCGACGTTACCTAGGGCTGCGTCGCCTGGTGGGCGACTTCGCCCTAGGCTAGGTTGGCTTGCCCCTCCGGGGCGGAAGAAGGATGGGGATGTTGGTTGCAGGGCATGACGGATGGAGGCGTTGCTGAAGAGACAATCCGGATGGTGAGGCATCTTGTTGCTGCGCAACCCGGCCAGTCGGAAGCCGACGTGACCGGGCCACCCGGTTTGTTGTTCGTCATTCGTCATTGACCTTGCGGCCGCATTCCCTCGGCTTGCGCCTCGGGTTAGAGCGGTTTTCCTCCATCTGTATGGTTCTGGCTGGTTGCGGCCGCGCTGGTCGGCGTTGACCTGCATCGACGAATCTTGAGGATTCGCCTGCTTCGGTCGCCTTGACCAGCTTGCCTCACCAACGCCAGAAACGCTACAGCTATCAGAAAAACGCTCTAGTATTTTTGCGCGCAAAAAAACGGACGGGCCTTCTCGGTCCGTCCGTTTTTTGTTGTGCAGTGTTTGACCACGAGCGTCGATTAAAAGACGTCGAGTTCGAAGTGGTGGCCGCTGTGGTACAGGCGGCCGTTCGGGTAGTAGTTTTGCCACCCTTTGTTGTAGACCGGAATTCGCATTTCGGCCGGATAGCGATAGTACAGGCTGTCGCTGCTCTTGTAGTACTCTTCGCCGTAGAAGTTTTGCGGGTAGTAGACGTAGGGATAGTGGTAGAACCGCTCCCAGTCATACGTACCGTAGGTCCCGCCCCAAGCGCGACCGAAGGCGCGTTCTTGAGCTTCGACCGATTGGGTCGCTGATAGCAATGCTGTCGCGACAATT
It includes:
- a CDS encoding calmodulin-binding protein, with translation MLKRIVLGLIVATALLSATQSVEAQERAFGRAWGGTYGTYDWERFYHYPYVYYPQNFYGEEYYKSSDSLYYRYPAEMRIPVYNKGWQNYYPNGRLYHSGHHFELDVF